In Sceloporus undulatus isolate JIND9_A2432 ecotype Alabama chromosome 10, SceUnd_v1.1, whole genome shotgun sequence, the following proteins share a genomic window:
- the LOC121916463 gene encoding proteasome assembly chaperone 4-like — protein MEEGGLSLHGFSGRLAEQLVHFHAMRLQDSLFLWVGDRAHLGNLAVAMCTPRDSIPASTLLFGDASDSTSSSLAQRLASKTKKQIFVSYNIQNTDSSFILLVENRIKEEMAAFPDKF, from the coding sequence ATGGAGGAGGGCGGCCTCTCCCTGCACGGCTTCAGCGGGCGCCTGGCGGAGCAACTGGTCCACTTCCATGCCATGCGCCTCCAGGACTCCCTCTTCCTCTGGGTTGGGGACCGGGCCCACCTCGGCAACCTCGCCGTGGCCATGTGCACCCCGCGCGACTCCATTCCAGCATCTACCTTACTCTTTGGCGATGCATCTGACAGTACCTCCAGTTCTTTAGCTCAAAGATTAGCCAGCAAGACTAAAAAACAGATTTTCGTCAGCTATAACATTCAGAACACAGACAGCAGCTTTATTCTACTTGTAGAAAACCGAATCAAGGAAGAAATGGCAGCTTTTCCAGACAAGTTTTAG